In Danaus plexippus chromosome 28, MEX_DaPlex, whole genome shotgun sequence, a genomic segment contains:
- the LOC116776204 gene encoding 3-hydroxy-3-methylglutaryl-coenzyme A reductase, which translates to MMKVWGAHGEFCAKHQWEVIVATLALLACAASVERHGTGVRSEHCAGWARACPGLEAEYQAADAVIMTFVRCAALLYAYYQVSNLQKIASKYLLIIAGVFSTFASFIFTSALASLFWSELASIKDAPFLFLLVADVARGARMAKAGWSAGEDQGKRVGKALSLLGPTATLDTLLAVLLVGVGGLSGVPRLEHMCTFACLALLVDYSVFVTFYPACLSLVSDFASGRKEMRPDSPFAESDLKPNPVVQRVKMIMAAGLLCVHLTSRLPWAKENGMIEGSLSKDFKSTSDENVLFNSYVKWFSVSADYIVIATLLCALIIKFIFFEEQRNWVIDMNDLTVKEVTNKYDKPKFIVGEEFKAEICTQTDDLLNWEETEWPVLSPSSSAAKLNAKKRPMAECLEIYRSEGVCTSLSDDEVVMLVEQSHIPLHRLENVLNDPLRGVRLRRRVISARFETESAVKKLPYLNYDYSKVLNACCENVIGYVGIPVGYAGPLVVDGKAYMIPMATTEGALVASTNRGAKAIGTRGVTSVVEDVGMTRAPAVKLPNVVRAHECRQWLDNKDNYAIIKTAFDSTSRFARLQEVHVGVDGAILYLRFRATTGDAMGMNMVSKGAENALKLLKNYFPDMEVISLSGNYCSDKKAASINWVKGRGKRVICETTISATNLKNIFKTDAKTMTRCNKIKNLSGSALAGSIGGNNAHAANMVTAIFIATGQDPAQNVTSSNCSTSMEVCGENNEDLYVTCTMPSLEVGTVGGGTVLTGQGACLEILGVKGAAERPAENSARLASLICATVLAGELSLMAALVNSDLVKSHMRHNRSTINVQNASNELKVPTL; encoded by the coding sequence ATGATGAAGGTCTGGGGAGCGCACGGGGAGTTCTGTGCGAAACATCAATGGGAGGTCATAGTGGCGACCCTCGCCCTCCTCGCCTGTGCTGCGAGTGTCGAGAGACACGGCACAGGCGTCAGATCTGAACACTGTGCGGGCTGGGCTAGAGCGTGTCCAGGGTTAGAGGCGGAGTATCAAGCGGCCGACGCTGTTATCATGACCTTCGTCCGCTGCGCCGCCTTACTCTACGCCTATTACCAAGTGTCGAATCTTCAGAAAATTGCTTCGAAATATCTTCTAATAATTGCTGGCGTGTTCTCAACATTCGCCAGTTTCATATTCACGTCGGCATTGGCTAGTTTGTTTTGGAGCGAGCTGGCGAGTATTAAGGATGCGCCGTTTCTGTTCCTATTGGTTGCTGATGTGGCTAGAGGGGCCAGGATGGCTAAGGCTGGATGGAGCGCAGGAGAGGATCAGGGGAAGAGGGTCGGCAAAGCGCTTTCATTGCTGGGACCGACGGCGACTTTAGACACACTTCTAGCAGTTCTTCTAGTCGGTGTCGGTGGACTATCTGGTGTTCCAAGATTGGAGCACATGTGCACGTTTGCTTGTCTGGCTCTGTTAGTCGACTACTCCGTGTTCGTTACTTTTTACCCGGCCTGCTTATCGCTCGTGTCGGATTTCGCATCCGGCAGGAAAGAAATGAGACCGGATAGTCCGTTTGCTGAAAGTGATCTGAAACCTAACCCGGTGGTGCAGAGGGTCAAGATGATCATGGCTGCTGGTTTGTTGTGTGTACATCTGACGAGCAGGTTGCCGTGGGCGAAGGAGAACGGGATGATAGAAGGTTCCTTGTCAAAAGATTTCAAGTCGACATCCGATGagaatgttttattcaattcgTACGTCAAATGGTTCTCAGTGAGCGCCGATTATATCGTCATCGCCACGTTGTTGTGCgctctcattataaaattcatcttCTTCGAGGAGCAAAGGAACTGGGTCATCGATATGAATGATCTAACGGTGAAGGAAGTCACTAATAAATATGACAAGCCTAAATTCATTGTTGGCGAGGAATTTAAAGCGGAGATATGTACTCAAACCGATGACCTGTTGAATTGGGAGGAGACCGAATGGCCAGTGCTCTCCCCGAGCTCATCAGCCGCTAAACTTAACGCGAAAAAACGCCCAATGGCCGAATGTTTGGAAATATACCGTTCAGAGGGTGTCTGTACATCGCTTAGTGACGATGAAGTCGTAATGCTTGTGGAACAATCGCATATACCGTTGCATAGATTAGAGAATGTCCTCAACGACCCATTGCGCGGTGTCAGGCTACGCAGGAGAGTCATATCGGCGAGATTCGAAACGGAATCTGCCGTGAAGAAGCTGCCTTATCTCAACTACGACTATAGCAAAGTACTAAATGCGTGTTGCGAAAACGTGATTGGATATGTTGGTATTCCAGTAGGTTATGCTGGTCCCTTGGTCGTTGATGGCAAAGCTTATATGATCCCCATGGCGACCACTGAAGGGGCTTTGGTAGCATCCACGAATAGAGGCGCTAAGGCAATTGGAACCAGAGGAGTTACCAGTGTGGTTGAAGATGTGGGCATGACAAGAGCTCCAGCCGTGAAGTTACCTAATGTAGTGCGAGCTCACGAGTGCCGTCAGTGGCTCGacaataaagataattacGCTATTATCAAAACGGCTTTCGATTCAACATCTAGATTCGCGCGACTCCAGGAAGTGCACGTTGGAGTCGACGGCGCCATTTTATATTTGCGATTTAGAGCCACCACTGGCGACGCCATGGGAATGAACATGGTGTCTAAGGGTGCCGAAAACGCTCTCAAGCTACTCAAGAACTACTTCCCGGACATGGAAGTTATAAGTTTATCTGGCAATTACTGTTCTGATAAAAAAGCGGCTTCAATCAACTGGGTCAAAGGTAGAGGCAAACGTGTAATATGCGAGACGACAATATCGGCTACAaatttgaagaatattttcaaaactgaCGCCAAAACTATGACAAGGTGcaacaaaataaagaatttgtcCGGATCGGCGTTGGCTGGTTCGATAGGAGGCAACAACGCTCACGCTGCTAACATGGTCACCGCTATCTTCATAGCGACCGGCCAAGATCCAGCTCAGAATGTGACGAGCAGCAACTGCTCCACCAGCATGGAGGTTTGTGGGGAGAACAACGAGGATCTGTATGTGACATGCACCATGCCTTCGTTGGAGGTAGGAACTGTTGGCGGCGGCACGGTTCTGACTGGTCAGGGTGCCTGCCTCGAGATCCTCGGCGTCAAAGGAGCGGCTGAACGACCGGCCGAGAATTCAGCCAGACTGGCTTCCCTAATCTGCGCCACCGTCCTGGCCGGCGAGCTCAGCCTTATGGCCGCTTTAGTCAACTCGGACTTAGTGAAATCTCACATGCGGCACAACAGATCCACTATCAACGTACAGAACGCGTCCAACGAACTGAAAGTACCCACATTATAA